CCGCATGCCCACCCGCAGACGGCTCATGGTGCCGCCGATGTGCATGAGGCAGGAGTTGTCGGCCGCGCACAGCACCTCGGCGCCCGTCGACTCCGCGTTGCGCACCTTGTCCGCGCCCATCGCCGCCGAGACGTCCGCGTTCTTCACCGCGAAGGTCCCGCCGAAGCCGCAGCACTCCTCGGCGCCCGGCAGCTCGACCAGTTCGAGGCCCCGGACCGCCTCCAGCAGCCGCCGCGGGCGGTCGCCGAGGCCGAGGCCGCGCAGGCCGTGGCAGGTGGGGTGGTAGGTCACCCGGTGCGGGTAGCTCGCGCCGACGTCGGTCACCCCGAGGACGTCGACCAGGAACTCCGTCAGCTCGTACGTCCGCGGCACCACCGGCGCCAGGGTCCGCGCCAGCGTGTCCCCGCGCCCCTCGGCCCGCGCCCGTTCGCCCATCCGGGGATACAGCTCCCGGACCATCGCCCCGCACGATCCGGACGGGGTCACGATCGCCTCGTACCCCTCGAAGACCTCGGCGAAGTGCCGGGCCAGCGGCTCGGCCCCGTGCCGGTAGCCGGTGTTGTAGTGGGCCTGCCCGCAGCAGGTCTGGTCCACGGGGAAGTCCACCTCCACGCCCAGCCGGTTCAGCAGTCTCACGACCGCGCGGCCGGTGTCCGGATAGAGCGTGTCGTTGACACAGGTCAGGAACAGTGCGACACGCATCGCGGCTCCTCGGGGTGGGTCGTCGGACGAGTTGCAGGGTAGTCGGCGGCCGGCGCCGGACGCGGGGGACGGCTCACCGCGCGGCGAGCCTCGCCTCCGCGTCCCGCCAGCGGGCGGTGCCGGCCCGCGGCAGGTACCGGGTCAGCGGCTGGGTACGGGCGAGCAGGGCGCGCATGTCGGCGAGGTCGCCGGCCAGTCCGTCGGCGCGCGCCTGCACCAGGACGTTGCCCAGCGCGGCCGCCTCCGTCGCGCCCGCCACCACCGGCAGCCCGCAGGCGTCGGCGGTGAGCTGGCACAGCAGGGCGTTGCGGGTGCCGCCACCGACGACGTACACCACGTCCACCGGACGGTCGGCCAGCCGCCGGGCGTCCGCCACGGCCCGGCGGTGGGCCAGGGCGAGCGAGTCGAGGATGCACCGGGTGGTCTCGGCGGGCGTCACCGGCACCGGTTGCCCCGAGGCGCGGCATGCCTCGGCGATCCGCTCCGGCATC
Above is a genomic segment from Streptomyces collinus Tu 365 containing:
- a CDS encoding (Fe-S)-binding protein is translated as MRVALFLTCVNDTLYPDTGRAVVRLLNRLGVEVDFPVDQTCCGQAHYNTGYRHGAEPLARHFAEVFEGYEAIVTPSGSCGAMVRELYPRMGERARAEGRGDTLARTLAPVVPRTYELTEFLVDVLGVTDVGASYPHRVTYHPTCHGLRGLGLGDRPRRLLEAVRGLELVELPGAEECCGFGGTFAVKNADVSAAMGADKVRNAESTGAEVLCAADNSCLMHIGGTMSRLRVGMRPVHIAEILASTEEVPAV